From the genome of Populus trichocarpa isolate Nisqually-1 chromosome 15, P.trichocarpa_v4.1, whole genome shotgun sequence, one region includes:
- the LOC7476769 gene encoding LRR receptor-like serine/threonine-protein kinase ERL1 isoform X2 gives MSIKESFSNVVNVLVDWDDVHNEDFCSWRGVFCDNDSFSVVSLNLSNLNLGGEISPGIGDLRNLQSIDFQGNMLTGQIPEEIGNCASLYHLDLSGNLLYGDIPFSLSKLKQLDTLNLKNNQLTGPIPSTLTQIPNLKTLDLAKNQLTGEIPRLIYWNEVLQYLGLRGNLLTGTLSEDICQLTGLWYFDVRDNKLTGTIPSSIGNCTSFEILDISYNQFTGEIPYNIGFLQVATLSLQGNNLTGRIPEVIGLMQALAVLDLSDNELVGPIPAILGNLSYTGKLYLHGNKLTGPIPPELGNMSKLSYLQLNDNQLVGSIPPELGKLGQLFELNLANNHLEGPIPHNISFCRALNQFNVHGNHLSGIIPSGFKDLESLTYLNLSSNDFKGSVPVELGRIINLDTLDLSSNNFSGPIPAMIGDLEHLLTLNLSRNHLHGRLPAEFGNLRSIQIIDLSFNNVTGSIPVELGQLQNIVSLILNNNDLQGEIPELTNCFSLANLNFSYNNLSGIVPPIRNLTRFPPDSFIGNPLLCGNRLGSICGPYVPKSKVIFSRAAVVCITLGFITLLSMIIVAIYKSNQQKQLTKRSNKTVQGPPKLVVLHMDMAIHTFDDIMRNTENLSEKYIIGYGASSTVYKCVLKNSRPLAIKRLYNQYTCNLHEFETELETIGSIRHRNIVSLHGYALSPRGNLLFYDYMENGSLWDLLHGPSKKVKLDWETRLKVAVGAAQGLAYLHHDCNPRIIHRDVKSSNILLDENFEAHLCDFGIAKCIPTTKTHASTFVMGTIGYIDPEYARTSRLTEKSDVYSFGIVLLELLTGKKAVDNESNLQQLILSRADDNTVMEAVDPEVSVTCMDLTHVKKSFQLALLCTKRHPSERPTMQDVSRVLVSFVPAPTKASLLPKPFDYAKFVMDKGQQQPTLHQPQLLQENNSSDAHWFMRFKEVVSKNTL, from the exons ATGTCTATAAAGGAATCTTTCAGCAATGTTGTTAATGTGCTTGTTGACTGGGATGATGTGCACAATGAAGATTTCTGTTCTTGGCGCGGTGTGTTTTGTGACAATGACAGCTTCTCTGTTGTTTCTCT TAACCTGTCAAATTTGAACCTTGGTGGTGAAATTTCTCCTGGCATTGGAGATTTGAGGAACTTGCAATCCAT AGACTTCCAAGGGAATATGTTGACTGGTCAAATCCCAGAAGAGATTGGCAATTGTGCTTCTTTATACCATCT GGATCTTTCTGGTAACTTGCTTTATGGTGACATTCCCTTTTCTCTATCAAAGTTGAAGCAACTTGATACCTT AAATTTGAAGAACAACCAGCTTACTGGTCCTATCCCTTCAACCTTAACCCAAATTCCGAATCTGAAAACACT TGACCTTGCTAAAAACCAGCTGACTGGTGAGATACCAAGATTGATATACTGGAATGAAGTCTTACAATACCT TGGATTACGCGGCAATTTGTTGACTGGAACATTGTCAGAAGATATCTGTCAGTTGACTGGCTTGTGGTACTT TGATGTGAGAGACAATAAACTAACTGGCACCATCCCCAGTAGCATTGGCAACTGTACTAGCTTTGAGATACT GGATATATCATACAATCAGTTTACTGGGGAGATACCATACAATATTGGCTTCTTGCAAGTTGCTACGCT GTCTCTTCAAGGGAATAATCTCACTGGGAGGATTCCAGAGGTTATTGGTTTAATGCAGGCCCTTGCTGTTCT GGATTTGAGTGACAATGAGCTAGTTGGACCAATTCCCGCAATACTAGGCAATTTGTCATACACTGGGAAACT GTATCTTCATGGAAACAAGCTCACTGGACCAATTCCCCCAGAACTTGGAAATATGTCAAAGCTAAGCTATTT GCAATTGAATGACAACCAACTGGTTGGCAGCATTCCTCCTGAACTTGGGAAGCTGGGACAGTTGTTTGAATT GAATCTTGCTAACAACCATCTTGAAGGGCCCATTCCACACAACATCAGTTTTTGCAGGGCATTGAATCAATT CAACGTGCATGGTAATCACTTGAGTGGAATCATACCTTCAGGTTTCAAGGATCTTGAGAGCTTGACTTACTT AAATCTCTCATCAAACGACTTCAAAGGCAGTGTTCCTGTTGAGCTGGGACGCATAATCAATTTGGATACATT GGATCTCTCAAGCAATAACTTTTCGGGGCCCATTCCAGCTATGATTGGTGACCTGGAGCACCTTCTCACCTT GAATTTGAGCAGGAATCATCTTCATGGACGATTGCCTGCTGAATTTGGGAATCTAAGAAGTATACAAATTAT TGATTTGTCTTTCAACAACGTGACTGGTAGCATTCCAGTGGAATTGGGTCAGCTGCAAAACATTGTTTCTCT GATCCTGAACAACAATGACTTGCAAGGAGAAATCCCTGAGCTTACCAATTGTTTCAGCCTTGCCAATTT GAATTTCTCATACAACAATTTATCAGGAATTGTGCCACCTATTAGAAACTTGACACGGTTTCCACCAGACAG CTTTATTGGAAATCCTTTGTTGTGTGGCAACCGGTTGGGATCAATATGTGGCCCCTATGTCCCAAAGTCTAAAG TAATCTTCTCTAGAGCAGCAGTTGTCTGTATAACGCTGGGATTCATAACATTATTGTCCATGATTATAGTTGCGATTTACAAATCCAACCAACAGAAACAATTGACGAAGAGATCCAACAAAACTGTACAAG GTCCTCCAAAACTTGTGGTTCTTCACATGGACATGGCTATTCACACCTTTGATGACATAATGAGGAACACAGAGAATTTAAGTGAGAAGTATATTATAGGTTATGGTGCTTCTAGCACAGTATACAAGTGTGTGCTGAAAAATTCCCGGCCACTTGCAATTAAGCGACTCTACAATCAGTATACATGCAACTTGCACGAGTTTGAAACTGAACTTGAGACCATTGGCAGCATCAGACACCGAAATATAGTCAGCTTACATGGTTATGCACTGTCTCCTCGTGGAAACCTTCTCTTTTATGACTATATGGAGAATGGTTCTCTGTGGGATCTGCTTCATG GACCATCCAAAAAGGTAAAGCTTGACTGGGAAACACGCTTGAAAGTAGCAGTTGGAGCTGCTCAAGGACTTGCTTATCTTCACCATGATTGCAACCCTCGAATCATCCACAGGGATGTGAAATCCTCAAATATCTTGCTGGATGAGAATTTTGAAGCTCACTTGTGTGATTTTGGAATTGCTAAATGCATCCCAACCACAAAAACTCATGCCTCAACTTTTGTTATGGGTACTATTGGCTACATTGATCCAGAGTATGCCCGCACATCTCGGCTAACTgaaaaatcagatgtttatagCTTTGGCATTGTCCTCTTGGAGCTTCTTACTGGGAAGAAGGCTGTGGATAACGAGTCTAATTTACAGCAGCTG ATTTTATCGAGGGCTGATGATAACACTGTAATGGAAGCTGTTGACCCAGAAGTTTCTGTTACATGCATGGATTTGACCCATGTAAAGAAGAGTTTCCAACTAGCACTATTGTGCACCAAGCGCCATCCCTCAGAGAGACCAACCATGCAGGATGTGTCCAGGGTCTTAGTATCATTTGTTCCAGCTCCTACAAAAGCTTCTCTTCTTCCAAAGCCTTTTGACTATGCCAAATTTGTCATGGACAAAGGACAGCAGCAGCCAACACTTCACCAGCCACAACTTCTGCAGGAAAACAACTCTTCTGATGCACATTGGTTCATGAGGTTCAAAGAAGTTGTGTCAAAGAATACTCTCTAA
- the LOC7476769 gene encoding LRR receptor-like serine/threonine-protein kinase ERL1 isoform X1 → MKLLGGFEQCLAMAVVLLLFLFPLVSPLNDEGKALMSIKESFSNVVNVLVDWDDVHNEDFCSWRGVFCDNDSFSVVSLNLSNLNLGGEISPGIGDLRNLQSIDFQGNMLTGQIPEEIGNCASLYHLDLSGNLLYGDIPFSLSKLKQLDTLNLKNNQLTGPIPSTLTQIPNLKTLDLAKNQLTGEIPRLIYWNEVLQYLGLRGNLLTGTLSEDICQLTGLWYFDVRDNKLTGTIPSSIGNCTSFEILDISYNQFTGEIPYNIGFLQVATLSLQGNNLTGRIPEVIGLMQALAVLDLSDNELVGPIPAILGNLSYTGKLYLHGNKLTGPIPPELGNMSKLSYLQLNDNQLVGSIPPELGKLGQLFELNLANNHLEGPIPHNISFCRALNQFNVHGNHLSGIIPSGFKDLESLTYLNLSSNDFKGSVPVELGRIINLDTLDLSSNNFSGPIPAMIGDLEHLLTLNLSRNHLHGRLPAEFGNLRSIQIIDLSFNNVTGSIPVELGQLQNIVSLILNNNDLQGEIPELTNCFSLANLNFSYNNLSGIVPPIRNLTRFPPDSFIGNPLLCGNRLGSICGPYVPKSKVIFSRAAVVCITLGFITLLSMIIVAIYKSNQQKQLTKRSNKTVQGPPKLVVLHMDMAIHTFDDIMRNTENLSEKYIIGYGASSTVYKCVLKNSRPLAIKRLYNQYTCNLHEFETELETIGSIRHRNIVSLHGYALSPRGNLLFYDYMENGSLWDLLHGPSKKVKLDWETRLKVAVGAAQGLAYLHHDCNPRIIHRDVKSSNILLDENFEAHLCDFGIAKCIPTTKTHASTFVMGTIGYIDPEYARTSRLTEKSDVYSFGIVLLELLTGKKAVDNESNLQQLILSRADDNTVMEAVDPEVSVTCMDLTHVKKSFQLALLCTKRHPSERPTMQDVSRVLVSFVPAPTKASLLPKPFDYAKFVMDKGQQQPTLHQPQLLQENNSSDAHWFMRFKEVVSKNTL, encoded by the exons ATGAAACTACTAGGGGGTTTTGAGCAATGTTTGGCAATGGCTGTGGTGCTTTTACTATTTCTGTTTCCTCTCGTTTCACCACTTAACGATGAGG GGAAAGCTTTGATGTCTATAAAGGAATCTTTCAGCAATGTTGTTAATGTGCTTGTTGACTGGGATGATGTGCACAATGAAGATTTCTGTTCTTGGCGCGGTGTGTTTTGTGACAATGACAGCTTCTCTGTTGTTTCTCT TAACCTGTCAAATTTGAACCTTGGTGGTGAAATTTCTCCTGGCATTGGAGATTTGAGGAACTTGCAATCCAT AGACTTCCAAGGGAATATGTTGACTGGTCAAATCCCAGAAGAGATTGGCAATTGTGCTTCTTTATACCATCT GGATCTTTCTGGTAACTTGCTTTATGGTGACATTCCCTTTTCTCTATCAAAGTTGAAGCAACTTGATACCTT AAATTTGAAGAACAACCAGCTTACTGGTCCTATCCCTTCAACCTTAACCCAAATTCCGAATCTGAAAACACT TGACCTTGCTAAAAACCAGCTGACTGGTGAGATACCAAGATTGATATACTGGAATGAAGTCTTACAATACCT TGGATTACGCGGCAATTTGTTGACTGGAACATTGTCAGAAGATATCTGTCAGTTGACTGGCTTGTGGTACTT TGATGTGAGAGACAATAAACTAACTGGCACCATCCCCAGTAGCATTGGCAACTGTACTAGCTTTGAGATACT GGATATATCATACAATCAGTTTACTGGGGAGATACCATACAATATTGGCTTCTTGCAAGTTGCTACGCT GTCTCTTCAAGGGAATAATCTCACTGGGAGGATTCCAGAGGTTATTGGTTTAATGCAGGCCCTTGCTGTTCT GGATTTGAGTGACAATGAGCTAGTTGGACCAATTCCCGCAATACTAGGCAATTTGTCATACACTGGGAAACT GTATCTTCATGGAAACAAGCTCACTGGACCAATTCCCCCAGAACTTGGAAATATGTCAAAGCTAAGCTATTT GCAATTGAATGACAACCAACTGGTTGGCAGCATTCCTCCTGAACTTGGGAAGCTGGGACAGTTGTTTGAATT GAATCTTGCTAACAACCATCTTGAAGGGCCCATTCCACACAACATCAGTTTTTGCAGGGCATTGAATCAATT CAACGTGCATGGTAATCACTTGAGTGGAATCATACCTTCAGGTTTCAAGGATCTTGAGAGCTTGACTTACTT AAATCTCTCATCAAACGACTTCAAAGGCAGTGTTCCTGTTGAGCTGGGACGCATAATCAATTTGGATACATT GGATCTCTCAAGCAATAACTTTTCGGGGCCCATTCCAGCTATGATTGGTGACCTGGAGCACCTTCTCACCTT GAATTTGAGCAGGAATCATCTTCATGGACGATTGCCTGCTGAATTTGGGAATCTAAGAAGTATACAAATTAT TGATTTGTCTTTCAACAACGTGACTGGTAGCATTCCAGTGGAATTGGGTCAGCTGCAAAACATTGTTTCTCT GATCCTGAACAACAATGACTTGCAAGGAGAAATCCCTGAGCTTACCAATTGTTTCAGCCTTGCCAATTT GAATTTCTCATACAACAATTTATCAGGAATTGTGCCACCTATTAGAAACTTGACACGGTTTCCACCAGACAG CTTTATTGGAAATCCTTTGTTGTGTGGCAACCGGTTGGGATCAATATGTGGCCCCTATGTCCCAAAGTCTAAAG TAATCTTCTCTAGAGCAGCAGTTGTCTGTATAACGCTGGGATTCATAACATTATTGTCCATGATTATAGTTGCGATTTACAAATCCAACCAACAGAAACAATTGACGAAGAGATCCAACAAAACTGTACAAG GTCCTCCAAAACTTGTGGTTCTTCACATGGACATGGCTATTCACACCTTTGATGACATAATGAGGAACACAGAGAATTTAAGTGAGAAGTATATTATAGGTTATGGTGCTTCTAGCACAGTATACAAGTGTGTGCTGAAAAATTCCCGGCCACTTGCAATTAAGCGACTCTACAATCAGTATACATGCAACTTGCACGAGTTTGAAACTGAACTTGAGACCATTGGCAGCATCAGACACCGAAATATAGTCAGCTTACATGGTTATGCACTGTCTCCTCGTGGAAACCTTCTCTTTTATGACTATATGGAGAATGGTTCTCTGTGGGATCTGCTTCATG GACCATCCAAAAAGGTAAAGCTTGACTGGGAAACACGCTTGAAAGTAGCAGTTGGAGCTGCTCAAGGACTTGCTTATCTTCACCATGATTGCAACCCTCGAATCATCCACAGGGATGTGAAATCCTCAAATATCTTGCTGGATGAGAATTTTGAAGCTCACTTGTGTGATTTTGGAATTGCTAAATGCATCCCAACCACAAAAACTCATGCCTCAACTTTTGTTATGGGTACTATTGGCTACATTGATCCAGAGTATGCCCGCACATCTCGGCTAACTgaaaaatcagatgtttatagCTTTGGCATTGTCCTCTTGGAGCTTCTTACTGGGAAGAAGGCTGTGGATAACGAGTCTAATTTACAGCAGCTG ATTTTATCGAGGGCTGATGATAACACTGTAATGGAAGCTGTTGACCCAGAAGTTTCTGTTACATGCATGGATTTGACCCATGTAAAGAAGAGTTTCCAACTAGCACTATTGTGCACCAAGCGCCATCCCTCAGAGAGACCAACCATGCAGGATGTGTCCAGGGTCTTAGTATCATTTGTTCCAGCTCCTACAAAAGCTTCTCTTCTTCCAAAGCCTTTTGACTATGCCAAATTTGTCATGGACAAAGGACAGCAGCAGCCAACACTTCACCAGCCACAACTTCTGCAGGAAAACAACTCTTCTGATGCACATTGGTTCATGAGGTTCAAAGAAGTTGTGTCAAAGAATACTCTCTAA